Proteins co-encoded in one Amaranthus tricolor cultivar Red isolate AtriRed21 chromosome 7, ASM2621246v1, whole genome shotgun sequence genomic window:
- the LOC130818759 gene encoding probable vacuolar amino acid transporter YPQ1: MAEVACPAHCATWASNYFGYCLCSSKDGLSLALGMISVVSWALAEVPQIHTNFKNKSTEGLSFAFLLTWIVGDFFNMFGCWLEPATLPTQFYMAVLYTVTTLTLTLQSVYYGHIYHRLKSNKQFSKTTKPNQLEVAGDSVHQNSGDEKLMNGSSGHRLMSGVFESGSVMTSPIPLPAIPRSRSAGQDSFYTSARSLTTSHTPTRSFVSSWKASTLNVEDVEEPLLGGSLPTRPVHLSKTKNLLCIVPATTFIVGIMNISSTRNTARSLAVEISNRKLLQFNGEQKINSGGSGNLGTNLGWAMAAIYMGGRLPQICLNIKRGNVEGLNPLMFMFALLGNTTYVASILVNSLDWSKIFPNLPWLVDAGGCSILDSFILLQFIYFQYRQSHHRVTKHGDTHPTLV; the protein is encoded by the exons ATGGCAGAAGTGGCTTGCCCTGCGCATTGCGCCACTTGGGCAAGTAACTATTTTGGGTATTGTTTATGTTCTTCCAAAGATGGTCTTTCTTTAGCCTTGGGTATGATTAGCGTCGTCAGTTGGGCACTTGCTGAAGTCCCTCAAATTCACACTAATTTTAAGAATAAATCTACTGAAGGCCTCTCTTTTGCTTTCTTACTTACTTGGATTGTTGG GGACTTTTTCAACATGTTTGGTTGCTGGCTTGAACCAGCCACT CTTCCAACGCAATTTTATATGGCTGTG TTATACACCGTGACTACGTTGACTCTTACACTGCAGTCTGTATATTATGGTCACATCTATCATCGATTGAAATCCAACAAACAATTTAGCAAG ACCACAAAGCCTAATCAGTTGGAGGTGGCAGGAGATAGTGTACATCAAAACTCTGGTGATGAAAAACTGATGAATGGCAGTTCCGGGCACAGACTAATGTCTGGTGTCTTTGAGAGTGGTAGTGTTATGACTTCACCGATTCCGCTTCCAGCCATTCCACGCAGTCGTTCTGCTGGACAAGATTCCTTCTACAC GTCAGCTAGATCTTTAACAACAAGTCATACTCCAACAAGATCTTTTGTTTCTTCATGGAAAGCTTCCACACTGAACGTTGAGGATGTCGAAGAGCCTTTGCTTGGTGGATCCTTGCCAACTAGACCAGTGCATTTATCAAAAACGAAAAACCTTTTGTGTATT GTGCCGGCTACAACTTTCATCGTTGGGATCATGAATATTTCCAGTACCAGAAATACAGCGCGAAGTTTGGCTGTGGAAATATCAAACAGAAAGCTTTTGCAG TTCAATGGTGAGCAAAAGATCAACTCTGGTGGAAGTGGGAACTTAGGTACAAATTTGGGTTGGGCTATGGCTGCAATTTACATGGGTGGACGGCTTCCACAAATTTGCTTAAAT ATTAAACGGGGAAATGTAGAG GGGCTAAATCCGCTTATGTTCATGTTCGCACTGTTGGGAAATACTACATATGTAGCCAG CATACTGGTTAATAGCTTGGATTGGTCGAAGATATTTCCAAATTTGCCATGGCTGGTGGATGCAGGAGGTTGCTCGATTCTTGATTCATTT ATACTACTTCagtttatatattttcaatatcGGCAATCACATCATCGTGTGACTAAGCATGGGGATACACATCCAACATTGGTTTAA